A section of the Devosia rhizoryzae genome encodes:
- a CDS encoding glycine--tRNA ligase subunit alpha: protein MTDRPAHMDPRNSFQGLILTLQNFWAEQGCVILQPYDMQMGAGTFHTATTLRALGPKPWKAAYVQPSRRPKDGRYGENPNRLQHYYQFQVILKPSPDNIQQLYLDSLAAIGLDQSVHDVRFVEDDWESPTLGAWGLGWECWCDGMEVSQFTYFQQVAGFECSPVPGEITYGLERLAMYVQGVENVYDLNFNGRTGADKVTYGDVFLQNEQEQSKYNFEASDTEILFRHFEDAERECRAILAKGAEANRQTMAIPAYEQVVKASHNFNMLDARGVISVTERQSYILRIRELAKACGEAWLQTAGGGAE from the coding sequence ATGACCGACCGCCCCGCCCATATGGACCCACGGAACTCGTTCCAGGGCCTGATTCTGACCCTGCAGAATTTTTGGGCCGAGCAGGGCTGCGTCATTCTCCAGCCCTATGACATGCAGATGGGCGCCGGTACATTCCACACGGCAACGACGCTACGCGCCCTGGGGCCAAAGCCCTGGAAAGCCGCCTATGTGCAGCCTTCGCGCCGGCCCAAGGACGGCCGCTATGGCGAGAACCCCAACCGGCTGCAGCACTATTACCAGTTCCAGGTGATCCTGAAGCCATCGCCGGACAACATTCAGCAGCTCTATCTCGACTCGCTGGCTGCGATCGGGCTCGACCAGTCGGTTCATGACGTCCGCTTCGTCGAGGACGATTGGGAAAGCCCCACGCTCGGTGCCTGGGGGCTCGGCTGGGAATGCTGGTGCGACGGCATGGAAGTTTCCCAGTTCACCTATTTCCAGCAGGTCGCGGGCTTTGAATGCTCGCCGGTGCCCGGTGAAATCACCTATGGGCTCGAGCGCCTCGCCATGTATGTGCAGGGCGTCGAAAACGTCTACGACCTCAACTTCAACGGGCGCACCGGCGCCGATAAGGTCACCTATGGCGACGTGTTCCTGCAGAACGAGCAGGAGCAGTCCAAGTACAATTTCGAAGCCTCGGACACCGAGATCCTGTTCCGCCACTTCGAGGATGCCGAGCGCGAATGCCGCGCCATCCTTGCCAAGGGTGCCGAAGCCAACCGGCAGACCATGGCCATTCCGGCCTATGAGCAGGTCGTCAAGGCCTCGCACAATTTCAACATGCTGGACGCGCGAGGCGTCATTTCCGTAACCGAGCGGCAGAGCTATATCCTGCGCATTCGCGAGCTGGCCAAGGCCTGCGGCGAGGCCTGGCTGCAGACCGCCGGCGGCGGCGCGGAATAG
- a CDS encoding tRNA1(Val) (adenine(37)-N6)-methyltransferase, with the protein MSLDQTTDFVKHQTVTRDAFLGGRLTLSQPRNGFRAGLDSVLLGAAVPVGTGRLLDLGAGVGTAGLVALSLGRAERADLLERDAATAALARDNVAGNGLEARAKVIEADLTMADARRAAGWADNGYDAVIANPPFFAAGQGTLAPDLTRADARHMEPDALDLWGRCAAASARAGGTAIFIYPAEVLSALLGALDGRFGGLTVLPLSPRPDAPATRILLRGSKGSRAPLTLLASRALHGPEGNGFVPHFDAIFRGEAALDW; encoded by the coding sequence ATGTCCCTAGACCAGACAACAGATTTTGTAAAACACCAAACGGTGACGCGCGACGCCTTTTTGGGCGGACGGCTCACTCTGTCGCAGCCGCGCAACGGCTTTCGCGCCGGGCTCGACAGCGTCTTGCTGGGCGCCGCAGTGCCGGTCGGAACGGGCAGGCTGCTGGATCTGGGGGCTGGGGTGGGGACCGCGGGCCTCGTTGCGCTGAGCCTGGGGCGAGCGGAACGGGCCGATCTTCTGGAGCGCGATGCGGCGACAGCGGCGCTGGCGCGGGACAATGTTGCGGGGAATGGGCTGGAAGCACGTGCCAAGGTGATCGAGGCGGATCTGACGATGGCAGATGCGCGGCGGGCGGCGGGGTGGGCCGACAACGGCTATGACGCCGTGATCGCCAATCCGCCATTCTTTGCTGCGGGGCAGGGGACGCTGGCCCCCGATCTGACTCGCGCCGATGCGAGGCATATGGAGCCCGATGCGCTCGATCTGTGGGGCCGCTGCGCCGCGGCCAGTGCCCGAGCCGGAGGAACGGCGATCTTCATCTATCCGGCGGAAGTGCTGAGCGCTCTGCTTGGAGCCCTCGATGGCCGCTTCGGAGGTCTGACGGTCTTGCCCCTTTCTCCCCGGCCGGACGCTCCGGCGACCCGCATCCTGCTGCGCGGCAGCAAGGGCTCGCGAGCGCCGCTGACGCTTTTGGCGAGCCGCGCCCTCCATGGCCCGGAGGGCAATGGATTCGTGCCGCATTTTGACGCGATCTTTCGTGGCGAGGCCGCGCTCGACTGGTAA